The Bubalus kerabau isolate K-KA32 ecotype Philippines breed swamp buffalo chromosome X, PCC_UOA_SB_1v2, whole genome shotgun sequence genome has a segment encoding these proteins:
- the LOC129640189 gene encoding LOW QUALITY PROTEIN: polyhomeotic-like protein 2 (The sequence of the model RefSeq protein was modified relative to this genomic sequence to represent the inferred CDS: inserted 3 bases in 2 codons) → MNLAWNSAQRARTQSAADRTSTLASRPCRPLWTPAWPVQSDAPRQPWAQAQRLPEERRRPAXARDPARGRGRRTGCVGPARPGPAGPWTETGQGIVHALTDLSSPGMTSGNRNSASSIIGTAPKNGXGHSSLLVGNLKKYAQGFLPEKLLQQDHTTTTDSEMEEPYLQESKEEGTPLKLKCELCGRVDFAYKFKRSKHICSMACAKRYNVGCTKRVGLFHSDRSKVQKVGAMTYNHRQASKASLPTLTKDTKKQPTGTIPLSVTAALQLTHSQEDSSHCSDNSSYEEPLSPISASSSTSRPRQGPRDLELPDMHMQDLAGMGHHFLSSEPTKWNVDNVYEFIRSLPGCQEIAEEFRAQEIDGQALLLLKEDHLMSPINIKLGPALKIYVHQHAQGAGPVEGRALAVGFSHFSLLLKRPEGFSPLTPADGIKEAASGLGQAEPPGLAGPPTLRAQWWGPENVQGWKSWSDRRGEEGSLRPRLPHFFASGTCWQQLQGSRAPSTLSLPDPPLLLWRQDAVRQEYLAHRRQSPELPTLTGRTGPPLAESDPRSAEGGIFTITGLKETPRTNVCRAPLFRFRGEEPDCWLQRLFSGDCVLDSSGAKGDEVLHLKGQHQRQEGGAHTLCVDKMRTLNGGN, encoded by the exons ATGAACCTGGCGTGGAAT AGCGCCCAACGTGCACGCACGCAATCCGCCGCCGATCGCACCTCTACCCTGGCCTCGCGCCCCTGTCGCCCTTTGTGGACGCCGGCTTGGCCGGTGCAGTCGGATGCGCCGCGGCAGCCCTGGGCCCAGGCTCAGAGGCTCCCGGAGGAGAGGAGGCGGCCCG CAGCCAGGGACCCTGCGCGAGGCCGCGGCCGGCGGACGGGTTGCGTAGGCCCCGCCCGGCCAGGCCCAGCCGGGCCCTGGACAGAGACAGGGCAGGGCATTGTTCATGCACTGACCGACCTCAGCAGCCCTGGCATGACCTCAGGGAACAGAAACTCTGCCTCCAGCATCATCGGCACTGCCCCCAAGAATGG GGGACACTCGTCTCTGCTGGTGGGGAATCTCAAGAAGTATGCACAGgggttcttgcctgagaaacttCTGCAGCAGGACCATACCACCACCACTGACTCAGAGATGGAGGAGCCCTATCTGCAAGAATCCAAAGAGGAGGGTACTCCCCTCAAACTCAAGTGCGAGCTCTGTGGCCGGGTGGACTTTGCCTACAAGTTCAAGCGTTCCAAGCACATCTGTTCCATGGCTTGTGCAAAAAGGTACAACGTGGGGTGCACCAAACGAGTGGGGCTTTTCCACTCAGACCGGAGCAAGGTGCAGAAGGTGGGAGCCATGACCTACAACCACCGTCAGGCCAGCAAAGCCAGTCTGCCGACACTTACCAAGGATACCAAGAAGCAGCCAACAGGCACCATACCCCTTTCAGTTACCGCTGCCCTGCAGCTAACACACAGCCAGGAAGACTCCAGCCATTGCTCAGATAACTCAAGCTATGAGGAACCCTTGTCCCCCATCTCAGCCAGCTCGTCCACCTCCCGCCCGCGACAAGGCCCACGGGACCTGGAGCTCCCTGACATGCACATGCAGGACCTGGCGGGCATGGGACACCACTTCCTGTCAAGTGAGCCCACCAAGTGGAATGTGGACAATGTCTACGAATTCATCCGCTCTCTGCCAGGCTGCCAGGAAATCGCAGAGGAGTTCCGTGCCCAGGAGATCGATGggcaagctctgctgctgctcaaGGAGGACCACCTGATGAGTCCCATAAACATCAAGCTGGGGCCCGCCCTCAAGATCTACGTGCATCAGCATGCTCAAGGAGCAGGGCCGGTCGAGGGAAGGGCCCTCGCTGTGGG CTTCTCCCACTTCAGCCTGTTACTGAAGCGGCCAGAAGGGTTCTCCCCCCTCACCCCTGCAG ACGGCATTAAGGAAGCTGCCAGTGGGCTGGGCCAAGCTGAGCCTCCTGGTCTTGCCGGTCCACCCACCCTGAGAGCCCAGTGGTGGGGCCCAGAGAACGTCCAAGGGTGGAAGAGCTGGAGTGACCGCCGAGGTGAAGAAGGCAGCCTTCGGCCTCGGCTCCCACACTTCTTTGCCTCTGGAACTTGCTGGCAGCAGT TGCAAGGGTCCAGGGCCCCTTCAACTCTGAGCCTCCCCGACCCACCACTGCTGCTGTGGAGACAGGACGCTGTTCGTCAGGAATACCTGGCCCACCGGAGGCAGAGCCCAGAGCTCCCCACCCTCACAG GGAGGACAGGGCCTCCTCTAGCAGAATCGGACCCCAGATCTGCAGAGGGGGGCATCTTCACCATAACCGGACTTAAG GAGACCCCACGTACGAATGTATGCAGGGCCCCTCTTTTCCGCTTCCGAGGCGAGGAGCCCGACTGCTGGCTGCAGCGTCTGTTCAGCGGAGATTGTGTACTGGACTCGTCCGGAGCcaag GGAGATGAGGTTCTTCACCTGAAGGGGCAgcaccagaggcaggagggaggggcccACACCCTTTGTGTTGACAAGATGAGGACCCTGAACGGTGGAAACTGA